A window of the Oncorhynchus masou masou isolate Uvic2021 chromosome 13, UVic_Omas_1.1, whole genome shotgun sequence genome harbors these coding sequences:
- the LOC135551605 gene encoding mucin-2-like, whose product MQQLKQHQLYYDNHSSYNSNCSFFHKNKCNPYYCNHNRSLFYNNCRSYDYHNNIPYENCSSYYNYPPTKTTGASTATTTAAALTTTTEAASTSTTAAPTATTIEASSTTTISPTTTSTTSAPTATTIEASSTTTISPTTTSPSTTAAPTTTTVAASTTTTALPTATTTAASSTTTTAALTATTTEASSTITIAPTTTTTISPSTTVAPTTPITTEGPTTILTHTTTTTVAPTGTTTTSEAPTTTTTTSFSTTAAPTTVAPTTTTTGAPTTTTTAAAQTTPTVAASTTTTAAPMATTTLAHTTTPATINKCSPYYCKHNRSFFYNNCRSYDYHNNIPYENCSSYNNYRSSYGHYNCSCSNNN is encoded by the exons ATGCAGCAGCTCAAACAACACCAACT CTACTATGACAACCACAGCTCCTACAACTCCAACTGTAGCTTCTTCCACAAGAACAAGTGCAACCCCTACTACTGCAACCACAACAGAAGCTTATTCTACAACAACTGTAGAAGCTACGACTACCACAACAACATCCCCTACGagaactgcagctcctactacaactacC ctcctactaaaACCACTGGAGCTTCTACGGCTACTACAACAGCAGCAGCTCTTACAACAACAACTGAAGCTGCTTCCACAAGCACTACTGCAGCCCCTACAGCAACCACAATTGAAGCTTCTTCTACAACAACTATATCACCTACGACAACATC CACTACTTCAGCCCCTACTGCAACCACAATTGAAGCTTCTTCTACAACAACTATATCACCTACGACAACATCCCcttcgacaactgcagctcctactacaacaactgtagctgcttCCACAACCACTACTGCATTACCTACTGCAACCACGACTGCAGCTTCTTCCACAACCACTACTGCAGCCCTTACTGCAACCACAACTGAAGCTTCTTCTACAATAACTATAgcacctacgacaaccacaacaatctCCCCTTCGACAACTGTAGCTCCAACAACACCAATCACAACTGAAGGTCCTACTACCATTTTAACTcatacgacaaccacaactgtaGCACCTACAGGAACCACAACAACATCTGAAgcacctacgacaaccacaacaacatccttttcgacaactgcagctccaaccACTGTAGCTCCTACAAC TACAACAACTGGAGCTCCAACAACCACTACAACTGCAGCAGCTCAAACAACACCAACTGTAGCTGCATCCACAACCACTACTGCAGCCCCTATGGCAACAACAACTCTAGCTCATACAACAACTCCAGCTACAATA AACAAGTGCAGCCCCTACTACTGCAAACACAACAGAAGCTTCTTCTACAACAACTGTAGAAGCTACGACTACCACAACAACATCCCATACGagaactgcagctcctacaacaactaccgTAGCTCCTACGgccactacaactgcagctgctccaacaacaactGA
- the LOC135551604 gene encoding mucin-2-like: MATTTLAHTTTPATIASTTAAATTTTAASTTTKIVDPATTTNDAATTTTTAPTTPTVASTTRTSASPSTATTTEAYSTTTVEATTTTTTSPTRTAAPTTTTIAPTATTTAAALTTTTEAASTSTTAAPTATTIEVSSTTTISPTTTSTSTTAAPTTTTVAASTTTTALPTATTTAASSTTTTEASSKTTIAPTTTTTISPSTTVATTTLITTEGSTTIFTPATPTTGTPTATTTTTVEPTTTTTTSFSTTAAPTTVAPTTYNNANHNRRFYNHFYSCDTHNWNTYSNHYNHCRTYDIHNNILFDNCSSNHCSSYNVNQNCRTYYHCKPYDKHKCSSYSNHNTSYYYDNHSSYNSNCSFFHKNKCIPYYCNHNRSLFYNNCRSYNYHNNIPYENCSSYYNYRSSYGHYNCSSSYKNN, from the exons ATGGCAACAACAACTCTTGCTCATACAACAACTCCAGCTACAATAGCAAGCACAACAGCAGctgctacgacaaccactgcagcttcTACTACGACAAAAATTGTAGATCCTGCGACCACCACAAATGATGCagctactacgacaaccacagcTCCTACAACTCCAACTGTAGCTTCTACCACAAGAACAAGTGCATCCCCTTCTACTGCAACCACAACAGAAGCTTATTCTACAACAACTGTAGAAGCTACGACTACCACAACAACATCCCCTACGagaactgcagctcctactacaactaccatagCTCCTACGGCCACTACAACTGCAGCAGCTCTTACAACAACAACTGAAGCTGCTTCCACAAGCACTACTGCAGCCCCTACAGCAACCACAATTGAAGTTTCTTCTACAACAACAATATCACCTACGACAACATCCACatcgacaactgcagctcctactacaacaactgtagctgcttCCACAACCACTACTGCATTACCTACTGCAACCACGACTGCAGCTTCTTCCACAACCACAACTGAAGCTTCTTCTAAAACAACTATAgcacctacgacaaccacaacaatctCCCCTTCGACAACTGTAGCTACAACAACGCTAATCACAACCGAAGGTTCTACAACCATTTTTACTCCTGCGACACCCACAACTGGAACACCTAcagcaaccacaacaacaactgtaGAAcctaccacaaccacaacaacatccttttcgacaactgcagctccaaccACTGTAGCTCCTACAAC CTACAACAACGCTAATCACAACCGAAGGTTCTACAACCATTTTTACTCCTGCGACACCCACAACTGGAACACCTACAGCAACCACTACAACCACTGTAGAACCTACGACATCCACAACAACATCCTtttcgacaactgcagctccaaccACTGTAGCTCCTACAACGTCAATCAAAACTGCAGGACCTACTACCATTGTAAGCCCTACGACAAACATAAATGTAGCTCCTACAGCAACCACAACACCAGCTA ctactacgacaaccacagcTCCTACAACTCCAACTGTAGCTTCTTCCACAAGAACAAGTGCATCCCGTACTACTGCAACCACAACAGAAGCTTATTCTACAACAACTGTAGAAGCTACaactaccacaacaacatcccctacgagaactgcagctcctactacaactacCGTAGCTCCTACGGCCACTACAACTGCAGCAGCTCTTACAAAAACAACTGA
- the LOC135551602 gene encoding integumentary mucin C.1-like — MLPQPLQQPLLQLEMKIILQQLYHLRQHPLRQLQLLLQLPNEDHSTTTVEATTTTTTSPTRTAAPTTTTIAPTATTTAAALTTTTEAASTSTTAAPTATTIEASSTTTISPTTTSPSTTAAPTTTTVAASTTTTALPTATTTADSSTTTTEASSKTTIAPTTTTTISPSTTVATTTPITTEGSTTTFTPARPTTGTPTATTTTTVEPTTTTTTSFSTTAAPTTQPQQQLVQQLELQRPLQLQQLKQHQL, encoded by the exons ATGCTTCCTCAACCACTACAGCAGCCCCTACTGCAACTAGAAATGAAGATCATTCTACAACAACTATATCACCTACGACAACATCCCcttcgacaactgcagctcctactacaactacC AAATGAAGATCATTCTACAACAACTGTAGAAGCTACGACTACCACAACAACATCCCCTACGagaactgcagctcctactacaactaccatagCTCCTACGGCCACTACAACTGCAGCAGCTCTTACAACAACAACAGAAGCTGCTTCCACAAGCACTACTGCAGCCCCTACAGCAACCACAATTGAAGCTTCTTCTACAACAACAATATCACCTACGACAACATCCCcttcgacaactgcagctcctactacaacaactgtagctgcttCCACAACCACTACTGCATTACCTACTGCAACCACGACTGCAGATTCTTCCACAACCACAACTGAAGCTTCTTCTAAAACAACTATAgcacctacgacaaccacaacaatctCCCCTTCGACAACTGTAGCTACAACAACGCCAATCACAACCGAAGGTTCTACAACCACTTTTACTCCTGCGAGACCCACAACTGGAACACCTAcagcaaccacaacaacaactgtaGAAccaacgacaaccacaacaacatccttttcgacaactgcagctccaaccACT CAACCACAACAGCAGCTAGTACAACAACTGGAGCtccaacgaccactacaactgCAGCAGCTCAAGCAACACCAACTGTAG
- the LOC135551603 gene encoding mucin-5AC-like — translation MATTTLAHTTSPATIASTKAAATTTTAASTTTKIVDPATTTNDAATTTTTAPTVASSIRTSAAPTTATTTEAYSTTTVEATTTTTTSPTRTAAPTTTTVAPTATTTAAALTKTTEAASTSTTAAPTATTIEASSTTTISPTTTSPSTTAAPTTTTEAASSPTTATPTATRNEDHSTITTTTSPTTTAAPTKTTGASTATTTAAALTTTTEAQPQQQLVQQLELQRPLQLQQLKQHQLYYDNHSSYNSNCSFFHKNKCIPYYCNHNRSLFYNNCRSYDYHNNIPYENCSSYYNYRSSYGHYNCSSSYKNN, via the exons ATGGCAACAACAACTCTAGCTCATACAACATCTCCAGCTACAATAGCAAGCACAAAAGCAGctgctacgacaaccactgcagcttcTACTACGACAAAAATTGTAGATCCTGCGACCACCACAAATGATGCAGCTACTACGACAACAACAGCTCCAACTGTAGCTTCTTCCATAAGAACAAGTGCAGCCCCTACTACAGCAACCACAACAGAAGCTTATTCTACAACAACTGTAGAAGCTACGACTACCACAACAACATCCCCTACGagaactgcagctcctactacaactacCGTAGCTCCTACGGCCACTACAACTGCAGCAGCTCTTACAAAAACAACTGAAGCTGCTTCCACAAGCACTACTGCAGCCCCTACAGCAACCACAATTGAAGCTTCTTCTACAACAACTATATCACCTACGACAACATCGCcttcgacaactgcagctcctactacaacaactgaaGCTGCTTCCTCACCCACTACAGCAACCCCTACTGCAACAAGAAATGAAGATCATTCTACAATAACCACAACAACATcccctacgacaactgcagctcctactaaaACCACTGGAGCTTCTACGGCCACTACAACAGCAGCAGCTCTTACAACAACAACTGAAGCT CAACCACAACAGCAGCTAGTACAACAACTGGAGCtccaacgaccactacaactgCAGCAGCTCAAACAACACCAACT ctactacgacaaccacagcTCCTACAACTCCAACTGTAGCTTCTTCCACAAGAACAAGTGCATCCCGTACTACTGCAACCACAACAGAAGCTTATTCTACAACAACTGTAGAAGCTACGACTACCACAACAACATCCCCTACGagaactgcagctcctactacaactacCGTAGCTCCTACGGCCACTACAACTGCAGCAGCTCTTACAAAAACAACTGA